CGACATCTTCGTCACGAACCCGGAGATCTTCGCTCGCGGCATCGAGAACGGCATCGCGAACGCGATCCTCATCAAGCTGAACCAGATCGGCACCGTGACCGAGACGCTCGAAACGGTGGCGATGGCGCAGTCGGCGGGATACGGAACGGTCATCAGCCATCGTTCCGGCGAGACGGCAGACACCTTCATCGCGGACTTCGCCGTGGCGGTCGGCGCCGGGCAGATCAAGACCGGAGCCCCGGCCCGTGGCGAGAGGACGGAGAAGTACAACGAGCTGATGCGCATCGAGGAAGACCTCGGGCCGGGTGCCCGCTTCGCGGGCCGCGCCCCGTACGGCGGCTGAGTTCCGGGCGACGCGTGCGGCCCGGCGGCGGCGGGCCGCACGCTAGAATGCCGCCGGAGGTCGGGACCGTTGAGGGAGCGGGAGCAGCACGGTGACGCCGGGCGCGGAGGAGCGAGCGGCCGCGCGTGGCGCTGGGCGTATCTGGTCGTCGCCGCTCTCCTCTGGATGCAAGCGCTGTTCGGCGCCGAGGGGCTGATCCGGCAGATCCAGCGCCGGGCCTACCTGGTTCGGCTCCAGCGGGTGGTCGCCGAGGAGGAGGCCGCGAACCGGCGGCTTCGCGCCGAGGTCGAAGCGCTCGCGCACGACGACCTCGCGATCGAAAGCGCCGTTCGCACGGAACTCGACTACCAGCGACCCGGGGAACTGGTCCTCATCGTCGACGACCCGGACCCGCTCGACCGCTGAGGGGGCGGCGCGCAGGTGCGGGCCGGAGCGGGCGCCCCCGCGGGTTTGACAGCCGCGCGTGCCGGTCCGTAGAATCCTGCCGAATCGCGCCGAAGAGGCGACGATTCGCCGGTACAAAGGTCGCGGGGTGGAGCAGTCTGGTAGCTCGTTGGGCTCATAACCCAAAGGTCGGGGGTTCAAATCCCCCCCCCGCTACCAACCGCCGGCGATTCGATCCGGTCAGCGGGACCGAGCCGGACACGCGGGCGCTCTCGCGCCCGCATCGAGTCTTCCGCGCATAGCGAAGCGAACGCAGCTTCCCCACCGGCGGGTGCGGAGAACCGGCGCCGGAGCGGTCCGGTGCCGCATCGCCCCGGACCCCCCGCCCGGCGGCGGGACCGGTCGGAGGTGCATCCTCGATGGTGCGAAATCCTGTCCAACTCGTTGCCGGACAAAGAGTTCGCCCGATTTTTCCGGCACCGAGCCGTTCGGGACCGCAACCTCCCAGCGATCAGCGGTTTGGATGCGAAAACGCACCATTGGGGATGCACCTCCCACGGCCGCAAGATCCGGGTACTCGGAGGGCTGCATCCGAAAAATGCGCCATCGGGGATGCACCTCCGGCCGCTCGCGGAAGAGCGGCTCCGATTCCGGCTGGACCCGGATCGGCGCGGCCGACGGGCGGCGCCGGTAACCCGCCGGCTTTTCGCGCCCCGATGAGCGAGGCCGGTCGGGGGTGTGGGTTCCGGGCGTCGAGAGAGCCCTGGAAAGTGTTCCGCCGTCCTCTGCCCAGGGGACTTGCCCGGCCCTAGCCTCCGCTCGTATCGGGGTGTGGAGGTGCAAGGCGGGCCGGCCACCTCGGCACGGGGTCGAGCGGCGGCGGGTTCGCGCTCACGGCGCGGGCCATGCGGACCGACCCCCCTGCGGGAACGGCGTGGCCGGCGCGCGCCGTCATGGCCGCGGGGAGGGACGATGCGCGCTCTCGCACTCCTTCCGGTGCTGGGCGCCCTTTCGGCGCCGATTGCGGCGGCGGAAGGGCCGGTGGTCGCCGTCGGCCTTCCGGCGGGTGGGCTCACCGACCGGGACTTCCTGGACGACGGGCGCCCCGATCCGGCGAAGGTCGAACTCGGCCGCTATCTCTTCTACGACAAGATCCTGTCGGGCAACCGCAACATCTCTTGCGCGACCTGCCACCACGCGCTCGCCGGCACCGGAGACGGTCTCTCCCTGCCGGTGGGCGAGGGAGGACGCGGCCTCGGTGTCACCCGTGACACGGGCCGCGGCGCATCGGCGATCCCCGCGCGGGTTCCGAGGAACGCGCCGCCCCTGTTCAACATCGGTGCCAGGGCCTACCGGGCCCTGTTCCTCGACGGACGGGTGGAGATCGATCCGTCGAGCCCGTCCGGTTACCGGACCCCCGCAGGAGACCAGTTGCCGGAGGGTCTCGAGAGCGTTCTCGCCGCCCAGGCGATGTTCCCGGTCGCCTCTTCCACCGAGATGGCGGGGCAGCCCGGGGAGAACGAGATCGCTGACGCCGCCGCAGCGGGCCGCCTGGCGGGACCGGACGGGGTTTGGGGTCTTCTCGCGGCCCGGCTCGAGGCGATCCCGGCCTACCGCCGGCTCTTCGCCGAGGCGTACCCCGACGTGCGGCGGGGGGCTCCGATCCGGTTCGTCGACGCCGCGAACGCGATCGCCGCCTTCGAGACCGTGGCGTTCCGCGCCGATGGAAGCCGGTTCGACCGCTACCTTCGCGGCGACCGCACGGCTCTCACCCCTGCGGAGCGCCGCGGCCTGCAATTGTTCTTCGGCAAGGCGGAGTGCGGCCGCTGTCACTCCGGGCCGCTGCTCACCGATCACCGGTATCACGCGGTCGCCATGCCTCAGGTGGGGCCGGGCAAGGGGGACGGCCCCGGCGGCTACGGCGACTACGGGCGGGAGCGGGTCACCGGTGATCCCCGCGACCGCTTCCGCTTCCGGACGCCTTCGTTGCGGAACGTCGCCCTCACCGCACCGTACGGCCACGACGGGGCGTACGACACCCTGGAGGCCGTCGTCCGGCACATGCTCGATCCGGTCACCGCTCTGGAGGAGTACGATCCCGGCCAGCTCGTGCTGCCCTCGCGCCCCGATCTGGACGAGCTCGACCTCCGCGCGCTCGAGGACGAACGCCAGCGCCAGGAGCTCGCGAGCGCCTGCGAGTTGGCGCCACGTCACCTGTCGGACGAAGAGATCGCCGACCTCGTCGCCTTCCTCCGCGCGTTGACCGACCCGCGCAGCCTCGATCTGCGGTGGACGGTTCCCGAACGGGTTCCCAGCGGGCTTCCCGTCCGGGACTGACCGCGAACGAGGCTCCCGCAGCGTAGAATGCCCTCGCGCCCCGGCGGCGCGGAGGAGGAGATGACGCCCGGCGGCGGTCCCCGGTTCAGCTACAGCCGCCTGTCCACCTTCCGGCAATGCCCGAGACGGTACGCCTTCCGCTATCTGGAAGGAGTGCCGGAGGCGTTCCGGACGGTCGAGTCCGTGCTGGGTTCCGCGGTTCATGCCGCTCTCCGCTGGCTCTACGAGCGTCGCGACGCCGGCGAGCGGCCCGGCGTGTCCGGTCTCGTGGCGGAGTTCGACCGGCGCTTCGACGCCGAGCTGGGCCCGTCGGTGAAGGTCGTCCGAGCCGGCGAGAGCGTCGAAGACCACCGGAGGCGGGGGCGCCAGCTGCTGGAGAGGTTCCACCGCGATCGGTTCGTTGCCGACACCACGAGCACCGTTTCCCTCGAGAGCCGGTTCGACATCGTCCTGGGCGGCCGCTTCGGCTTCACCGGCTTCA
This genomic stretch from Acidobacteriota bacterium harbors:
- a CDS encoding cytochrome-c peroxidase; amino-acid sequence: MRALALLPVLGALSAPIAAAEGPVVAVGLPAGGLTDRDFLDDGRPDPAKVELGRYLFYDKILSGNRNISCATCHHALAGTGDGLSLPVGEGGRGLGVTRDTGRGASAIPARVPRNAPPLFNIGARAYRALFLDGRVEIDPSSPSGYRTPAGDQLPEGLESVLAAQAMFPVASSTEMAGQPGENEIADAAAAGRLAGPDGVWGLLAARLEAIPAYRRLFAEAYPDVRRGAPIRFVDAANAIAAFETVAFRADGSRFDRYLRGDRTALTPAERRGLQLFFGKAECGRCHSGPLLTDHRYHAVAMPQVGPGKGDGPGGYGDYGRERVTGDPRDRFRFRTPSLRNVALTAPYGHDGAYDTLEAVVRHMLDPVTALEEYDPGQLVLPSRPDLDELDLRALEDERQRQELASACELAPRHLSDEEIADLVAFLRALTDPRSLDLRWTVPERVPSGLPVRD